The following are from one region of the Ignavibacteriota bacterium genome:
- a CDS encoding thiolase family protein, protein MKKVVITSARRTPIGSFNGSLSSLSASQLGSIAIKAILDESKISTDIIDEVILGNVLTAGIGQAPARQAAIFAGLSEKTECMTINKVCGSGLKAVMLAAQAIQTGNAEIIIAGGQESMSNAPYILDKARNGYRLGNGEIIDSLVKDGLWDVYNNVHMGNCAEACAKEFKFTREALDEFTINSYQKALDAQKNGRFKDEIIEVKVKSGREDVLVNIDEEPSKVRFDKIPSLKPVFDKNGVVTAANSSSINDGSAALLVMSEDKANQLGLIPLVEIIDQSSAAKAPIQFTTAPTDSINKVLKKANLKITDIDLFEINEAFSVVSLANNKLLGLDGSNVNVNGGAVALGHPIGASGARVLVTLIHEMKKRKSKYGLASLCIGGGEAASLIVKNFN, encoded by the coding sequence ATGAAAAAAGTAGTAATCACCTCTGCCAGGAGAACTCCAATTGGCTCTTTTAATGGATCATTATCTTCTTTATCAGCCAGTCAACTTGGGAGTATTGCAATCAAAGCGATTTTAGACGAATCAAAAATTTCTACAGATATTATAGATGAAGTTATTTTGGGAAACGTTCTAACTGCTGGAATTGGTCAGGCACCGGCGAGACAAGCTGCAATCTTCGCGGGATTATCCGAAAAAACAGAATGCATGACAATTAACAAAGTATGCGGAAGCGGATTAAAAGCTGTTATGCTCGCAGCACAAGCTATTCAAACTGGAAATGCTGAAATAATTATTGCTGGTGGTCAAGAAAGCATGAGTAATGCACCGTATATTCTTGATAAAGCCAGAAATGGATATCGGCTTGGTAATGGAGAAATAATCGATTCTCTTGTGAAGGATGGTCTGTGGGATGTGTATAACAATGTTCATATGGGTAATTGTGCTGAGGCTTGTGCAAAAGAATTTAAATTTACGAGAGAGGCACTCGATGAGTTTACTATTAACTCCTACCAAAAAGCTCTTGATGCACAAAAGAATGGAAGATTTAAAGATGAAATAATAGAAGTTAAAGTTAAATCTGGCAGGGAAGATGTTCTTGTAAACATTGATGAAGAACCAAGTAAAGTGAGATTCGATAAAATTCCTTCACTTAAACCAGTATTTGACAAGAACGGTGTTGTGACTGCTGCAAATTCTTCAAGTATTAATGATGGATCCGCAGCATTATTAGTTATGAGTGAAGATAAAGCAAATCAACTTGGACTGATTCCTTTAGTAGAAATAATCGACCAGTCATCAGCAGCAAAAGCACCGATACAATTTACCACGGCTCCAACAGATTCTATAAATAAAGTTCTTAAAAAGGCAAACTTAAAGATTACCGACATTGACCTCTTTGAAATCAACGAAGCTTTTTCAGTTGTTTCTTTAGCAAATAATAAATTACTTGGACTGGACGGCAGCAATGTAAATGTTAATGGTGGAGCAGTTGCTCTTGGACACCCGATCGGAGCCAGTGGAGCAAGAGTGTTAGTTACTCTTATTCATGAAATGAAGAAAAGAAAATCAAAATATGGTTTGGCTTCATTATGTATTGGTGGTGGTGAGGCAGCTTCATTAATTGTTAAAAATTTTAATTAG
- a CDS encoding DUF2795 domain-containing protein, with the protein MIWTVELAAYLDDAPWPATKEELIEYADRIGAPYEVIENLKELEDSDEPYETIEDIWPDYPTDEDFFYNEDEF; encoded by the coding sequence ATGATCTGGACGGTTGAATTAGCTGCGTATCTTGATGACGCCCCCTGGCCTGCTACAAAAGAAGAACTTATTGAATATGCTGACAGGATTGGTGCGCCATATGAAGTTATTGAAAATTTAAAAGAACTTGAAGATAGCGATGAACCTTACGAAACTATAGAAGATATCTGGCCGGATTATCCGACTGATGAGGATTTCTTTTACAATGAAGACGAATTTTAA
- a CDS encoding M23 family metallopeptidase — protein sequence MNKLFYFSKASLKYIEIKNFKLKLFTVLLVLSLFFAAFFIITSYLFDLGKNPDQTIASLKNENAVLKKEIERISESYKKIVADVEDISALNSELRISANLEPISDEIKQLGVGGSENYFSSTFNIRDLDINNLIKSVDKMINEVQFEKSQTTEIAEKLRLNEKLHKCIPAIIPTQGNYSIDGFGMRRHPILGVRKFHHGIDINCNYGTEVRSPGDGKVIVVERQAGFGLVVEVDHGFGYKTIFAHLSKAEVKIGEKVKRGQLIARSGNSGLSTGPHLHYEVYHDGISLDPTNFFFDDLTFFDLDTSTISLTEK from the coding sequence ATGAATAAATTATTTTACTTTTCAAAAGCAAGTTTGAAATACATTGAAATCAAGAATTTCAAGCTTAAACTATTTACGGTTCTCTTAGTTCTATCACTTTTTTTTGCAGCATTTTTTATTATTACTTCTTATCTATTTGATCTTGGAAAAAATCCTGATCAAACGATTGCATCATTAAAAAATGAAAACGCTGTACTTAAAAAAGAAATTGAGAGAATATCCGAATCCTACAAAAAAATAGTAGCTGATGTTGAAGATATTTCTGCTTTGAATTCAGAGTTAAGAATTTCTGCTAACTTAGAACCTATTTCAGATGAAATAAAACAGCTTGGTGTCGGTGGTAGTGAAAATTATTTTTCTTCCACTTTTAATATCCGTGATTTAGATATAAATAATCTTATAAAATCTGTTGATAAAATGATTAATGAAGTTCAATTTGAAAAAAGCCAAACAACAGAGATAGCTGAGAAACTTCGTTTAAATGAAAAATTACACAAGTGCATACCAGCCATTATTCCTACTCAGGGTAATTATTCAATAGACGGATTCGGAATGAGAAGACATCCGATTTTAGGGGTTAGAAAGTTCCATCATGGTATTGATATTAATTGTAATTATGGAACAGAGGTCCGATCACCCGGAGATGGAAAGGTGATTGTTGTTGAGAGACAAGCTGGATTTGGATTAGTTGTTGAAGTAGATCACGGTTTCGGTTATAAAACAATTTTCGCTCATCTTTCCAAAGCGGAAGTTAAAATTGGTGAAAAAGTTAAAAGGGGACAATTAATTGCCAGATCGGGAAATTCAGGACTTTCTACCGGCCCGCATTTGCATTATGAAGTTTATCACGATGGAATTTCATTAGATCCAACTAACTTTTTCTTTGATGATTTAACATTTTTTGATTTAGACACTTCAACTATATCTCTAACGGAAAAATAA
- a CDS encoding HPr kinase/phosphorylase has protein sequence MTIVTDKSISRKESITVDFFYSNARKIGKLELLSENPDLERKISDQNVHRPGLALAGFVDLFTYNRVQIFGNTEVRYLNKLSTEEQEKALGTIFQFNIPCIILTNNNKPIPVLLDFAKKKGVAVFSTPFPTTKLVYLISDFLDDQFSERITIHGSFVDVYGVGICFVGKSGVGKSEVALDLIERGHRLVADDVIILTKKGENILIGSGTDLAKHYMEIRGLGIIDVERIFGIRAIRYQKRLEILVELEVWDDKAHYTRTGLEEKTLNIGDIEILHIKLPILPGKNITVISEVIALNYLLKHYGYDAAEMFKRRLSERISNKSLKTQRSTDYFEHDFE, from the coding sequence ATGACAATTGTAACAGACAAATCAATTTCCAGAAAGGAATCGATTACCGTAGATTTCTTTTACAGTAATGCCAGGAAAATCGGGAAGCTGGAATTACTTTCTGAAAATCCTGATCTTGAACGAAAAATTTCTGATCAAAATGTTCACAGACCAGGGTTGGCACTCGCTGGCTTTGTTGATTTGTTCACATATAATCGTGTGCAGATTTTTGGAAATACAGAAGTCAGGTATCTGAATAAATTATCAACAGAAGAACAGGAAAAAGCATTAGGAACAATTTTCCAATTTAACATTCCTTGTATCATACTAACGAATAATAATAAACCAATTCCTGTACTTCTGGATTTTGCTAAGAAAAAAGGTGTCGCGGTATTTTCTACTCCTTTTCCAACCACTAAGTTGGTTTATTTAATCAGTGATTTTCTTGACGATCAGTTTTCTGAAAGAATAACAATCCATGGATCATTTGTTGATGTTTACGGAGTTGGAATTTGCTTCGTCGGTAAATCCGGGGTAGGGAAGAGTGAAGTTGCATTAGATCTAATTGAAAGAGGTCACAGACTTGTCGCCGACGACGTCATAATTTTGACTAAAAAGGGCGAAAATATTTTAATTGGTTCAGGGACTGACCTCGCGAAACACTATATGGAAATAAGAGGTCTTGGCATTATTGATGTTGAACGAATCTTTGGTATCAGAGCTATACGTTATCAAAAACGGCTTGAGATTTTAGTCGAACTCGAAGTTTGGGATGATAAAGCTCATTACACCAGAACCGGATTAGAGGAGAAAACATTAAACATTGGAGATATTGAAATCCTTCACATAAAATTGCCAATATTGCCCGGAAAAAATATCACCGTTATTTCAGAAGTAATAGCATTAAATTATCTTCTCAAACACTATGGATATGATGCAGCCGAAATGTTTAAAAGACGGCTTTCTGAACGGATTTCAAATAAAAGTTTGAAAACCCAGAGGTCCACAGATTATTTTGAACATGACTTCGAATAA
- the raiA gene encoding ribosome-associated translation inhibitor RaiA: MNITITARKFKARETLKDHIKDELKSLLKYNDGIISADVILSFQNNHDSVKKAEISLQIPGHILIAKNESDEFIKAVSGASEKLSRQLKTLKSKRKSRAK, translated from the coding sequence ATGAACATCACAATAACCGCACGCAAGTTTAAGGCAAGAGAAACTTTAAAAGATCATATTAAGGATGAACTAAAATCTTTATTGAAATACAATGATGGTATAATAAGTGCAGATGTAATACTTAGTTTTCAGAATAATCACGACAGCGTTAAGAAAGCAGAGATAAGTTTACAGATTCCCGGACACATATTAATTGCAAAAAATGAATCAGATGAATTTATAAAAGCAGTCAGTGGAGCTTCTGAAAAATTATCACGTCAACTTAAAACTTTAAAATCAAAAAGAAAAAGCAGAGCTAAATGA
- a CDS encoding tyrosine-type recombinase/integrase, with translation MNIDQIIDAYIIYLRNIRRYSQNTVKSYKTDLMSFVNFCSQNKKVDVALINERFIKSYLMNLSEQQMEKTSIVRKLSSLRGLFRFAYKEELIKYNPASQLKNPKTLKKLPEIASVENISKTFELLNDSDENPELIKVIFELLYGCSLRVSEVCNLKVGDVDLQKGLIRVFGKGSKIRIVPIGDKSKINLSEYLNSFPPENYSEPFIKNKNGKKLYEKFVYRIVNKYLSKVTDIKKKSPHILRHSSATHMLDRGADLRAVKEILGHENLKTTQIYTHVSIERLKQSYKKSHPKS, from the coding sequence ATGAATATTGATCAGATAATTGATGCTTACATAATTTATCTCAGAAACATAAGACGTTATTCGCAAAATACTGTAAAGTCTTATAAAACTGATTTAATGAGTTTTGTAAATTTTTGCAGCCAAAATAAAAAAGTGGATGTCGCATTGATAAATGAAAGATTCATCAAATCTTATCTTATGAACTTAAGTGAGCAGCAAATGGAAAAGACTTCAATTGTTCGTAAACTCTCTTCACTTCGGGGATTATTTAGATTTGCATATAAAGAGGAATTGATAAAGTATAATCCTGCATCGCAGTTAAAAAATCCAAAAACATTAAAGAAACTTCCTGAAATTGCTTCAGTTGAAAACATTTCCAAAACGTTTGAACTTTTAAACGACTCGGATGAGAATCCGGAATTAATTAAAGTAATTTTTGAATTATTATATGGATGTTCGCTTCGCGTTTCAGAAGTATGTAACTTGAAAGTAGGTGATGTGGATTTACAAAAAGGATTGATCAGGGTTTTCGGTAAGGGTTCTAAAATAAGAATAGTACCGATAGGAGATAAATCAAAAATAAACCTATCTGAATATTTGAACTCATTTCCTCCGGAGAATTATTCAGAGCCATTCATTAAAAATAAAAACGGAAAAAAATTATACGAAAAATTTGTTTATAGAATCGTAAACAAATATTTGAGTAAAGTTACAGATATAAAGAAAAAAAGTCCGCATATTTTGCGTCACAGCTCTGCAACTCACATGCTTGATAGAGGCGCAGATCTGAGAGCAGTTAAAGAAATACTTGGACATGAAAATTTAAAAACAACTCAAATTTATACTCATGTAAGTATTGAAAGACTCAAACAATCATATAAAAAATCTCATCCAAAATCTTAG
- the ybeY gene encoding rRNA maturation RNase YbeY: MIKNLRVYSEDIYVNKRAIHSLISDIKQDYDFAIKSLSISFIKSDELLEINRKFLGHNYETDVITFNYSNQKKIIDGEILISFEEAKLNSKKYNVAFGRELNRLVIHGLLHLLDFDDKNIESKKIMKKEENKLVNRYNFTLFAGK; the protein is encoded by the coding sequence TTGATAAAAAATTTACGCGTTTATTCTGAAGATATATATGTAAATAAGAGGGCGATCCATTCACTGATATCAGATATAAAACAGGATTATGATTTTGCTATTAAATCTCTTTCAATAAGTTTCATTAAATCTGATGAACTGCTGGAAATAAACCGAAAGTTCTTAGGTCACAATTATGAAACTGATGTTATTACTTTTAACTATTCTAACCAGAAAAAAATAATTGACGGCGAAATTTTAATCTCATTCGAAGAAGCAAAACTAAATTCAAAAAAATACAATGTTGCTTTCGGTCGGGAACTTAATAGATTAGTTATCCATGGTTTACTGCATTTGCTTGATTTTGATGATAAAAATATAGAAAGTAAAAAAATTATGAAAAAAGAAGAAAATAAGTTGGTAAATAGATATAATTTTACTTTATTCGCAGGTAAGTAA
- a CDS encoding gamma carbonic anhydrase family protein: MESSVIQKLEGEVKIFPYKKMFPKIGENVFLASGVKIIGDVTLGKNSTVWYNTVIRGDVHYIKIGESTNIQDCSMLHVTNGKYPLNIGNKVTIGHSVSLHGCTLHDLCLIGIGAIVLDGAVVESNTIVAAGALVKQNFIVPSGKLVAGVPAKVIRDLTKDEIENIEAGAHRYVEYARITAESLKSDL; the protein is encoded by the coding sequence ATGGAATCCTCCGTCATTCAAAAATTAGAAGGTGAAGTAAAAATATTTCCCTATAAAAAAATGTTTCCCAAAATTGGCGAGAATGTATTTCTTGCTTCTGGTGTAAAAATTATTGGTGATGTTACTCTCGGAAAAAATTCTACGGTTTGGTACAACACTGTTATCCGTGGTGATGTCCACTATATAAAAATTGGAGAAAGCACTAATATTCAGGATTGCTCTATGCTCCATGTAACAAATGGAAAATATCCATTGAATATTGGTAATAAAGTAACGATTGGTCATTCCGTTTCTTTACATGGCTGCACTCTTCATGATTTATGCTTGATTGGAATTGGAGCAATAGTACTCGACGGTGCAGTAGTTGAATCAAATACAATTGTTGCAGCCGGTGCACTTGTCAAACAAAATTTTATTGTTCCATCAGGAAAGTTGGTTGCGGGCGTGCCTGCAAAAGTAATTCGTGATTTGACAAAAGACGAAATTGAGAATATTGAAGCAGGCGCTCATCGTTATGTTGAATATGCCCGAATTACAGCAGAATCATTAAAGTCTGATCTTTAA
- a CDS encoding DUF3108 domain-containing protein has translation MKIFIIIFLIIDLSVFAGAQTDHYENNQHNSRSTENIFIGEDLTYIVKYAFFNLGEIRFKVLEKTTIDNTPVYKTIAYINSYPDLPFVSIHQIYESYIDSTLFPLRFFAKIFNEDTVFVEYNFLDQKKVQMKKGKVGASRLWLDSVASVEHRTQDGLSILFFARMNFGEERSVSVPCFINEKEEKAVINFYTENEPISIDAVDYEIDCRFLDGYTDFVSVYGLTGDFQGWFSNDSFSVPIKATLNVIIGSIKLELIKWNKNLWNPPSFKN, from the coding sequence ATGAAAATTTTTATAATCATTTTCTTAATAATCGATTTGTCAGTTTTTGCAGGTGCCCAGACAGATCACTATGAAAATAATCAGCATAATTCACGATCAACAGAAAATATTTTTATTGGAGAAGACTTAACCTACATAGTTAAATATGCTTTCTTCAATCTGGGCGAAATAAGATTTAAGGTTCTTGAAAAAACCACAATAGATAATACTCCGGTTTATAAAACCATTGCTTACATAAATTCGTATCCTGATCTGCCATTTGTAAGCATACATCAGATTTATGAAAGTTATATTGACTCAACCCTTTTTCCATTAAGGTTCTTTGCGAAGATTTTTAATGAGGATACCGTTTTTGTAGAATATAATTTTCTCGATCAAAAAAAAGTTCAAATGAAAAAGGGCAAAGTTGGAGCTTCGAGGCTTTGGTTAGATTCGGTAGCATCTGTTGAACATCGGACACAGGATGGACTGTCAATTTTATTTTTTGCAAGAATGAATTTTGGAGAAGAGAGATCCGTTTCAGTTCCATGTTTTATAAATGAAAAAGAGGAAAAAGCTGTTATTAACTTTTACACCGAAAATGAACCAATCTCAATCGACGCTGTTGATTATGAGATTGATTGTCGGTTTTTAGATGGCTACACAGATTTTGTCAGCGTATATGGTCTAACCGGAGATTTTCAAGGATGGTTTAGTAATGATTCTTTTTCAGTTCCGATAAAGGCAACATTGAATGTAATAATTGGAAGTATTAAGCTTGAATTAATTAAATGGAATAAAAATTTATGGAATCCTCCGTCATTCAAAAATTAG
- a CDS encoding S41 family peptidase, with the protein MSNKFLRIPLVIIILTIGIVLGIQIEKVFSDDTLRDGVRKLNDVLSYTQRYYIEEVDTPKLVESAIKGITDELDPHSFYISAKDLTAVEESFRGDFEGIGIEFQIVNDTLTVVSPITGGPSEALGILPGDRIVKIEGEDCIGITNDQVRDKLRGKAGSKVNVSISRVGVNDLIEYEITRDKIPIYSVDTSLMLKNQTGYISVSRFSETTLDELNKALNDLKQKGMNKLILDLRGNPGGYLSQAVEMADLFIDGEKKIVYTEGRRKDADEEYFASKKSPYENIPLIVLINHGSASASEIVSGAIQDWDRGLIVGETSFGKGLVQRQFTLPDNSAIRLTISKYFTPSGRSIQRDYKDKKKYEEYYDNMEDTVTAEIDNLNHDVEQDTSKPIYKTNKGRTVYGGGGITPDYILKTERITDYTSNLLRKNIFYQYILKFIESNGKAIRSKYGEDLNRFVAEFNFSNEEINNFISFASSKDVKFDQEQFKTDKEYISTRLKAQLARNFWKNDGWYSVMLTTDNQLEKALGLFDEAKQIADLK; encoded by the coding sequence ATGAGCAATAAATTTTTAAGAATTCCTCTTGTAATAATTATTCTAACTATTGGAATAGTGCTGGGAATTCAAATAGAAAAAGTTTTTTCGGATGACACTTTGCGTGATGGTGTTCGCAAATTGAACGATGTTCTCTCCTATACTCAAAGATACTATATAGAAGAAGTTGATACACCAAAGCTGGTTGAGTCAGCCATTAAGGGAATCACAGATGAACTCGATCCACATTCATTTTATATTTCTGCAAAAGATCTAACTGCAGTTGAAGAATCATTCCGGGGTGATTTTGAAGGAATCGGAATTGAGTTTCAAATCGTGAACGATACTCTTACTGTAGTTTCTCCGATTACCGGTGGACCAAGTGAAGCACTTGGTATTTTGCCTGGTGACAGGATTGTAAAAATTGAAGGTGAAGATTGTATTGGTATAACTAATGATCAGGTGAGAGATAAACTTCGGGGGAAAGCTGGTTCAAAAGTAAATGTTTCGATAAGCCGGGTTGGAGTAAATGATCTGATTGAATATGAAATCACCCGTGACAAAATACCAATCTATTCTGTTGATACTAGCTTAATGCTGAAGAATCAAACTGGGTATATCAGTGTTTCCCGGTTTTCTGAAACAACTTTGGATGAACTTAATAAAGCTTTGAATGATCTGAAACAAAAGGGAATGAACAAGCTGATTCTTGATCTGAGAGGAAATCCAGGCGGATATCTCAGTCAGGCAGTTGAAATGGCTGATTTGTTTATCGATGGAGAAAAGAAAATAGTTTACACTGAAGGAAGAAGAAAAGATGCTGATGAAGAATATTTTGCTTCAAAGAAATCGCCTTATGAAAATATTCCACTTATTGTATTGATAAATCATGGTTCAGCAAGTGCTAGCGAAATTGTATCGGGAGCAATTCAGGACTGGGACAGAGGTTTAATAGTTGGTGAAACTTCTTTCGGTAAAGGATTAGTTCAACGTCAGTTTACACTTCCGGATAATTCTGCAATTCGTCTTACTATTTCAAAATATTTTACTCCGTCCGGCAGATCAATTCAGAGAGATTATAAAGACAAAAAGAAGTATGAAGAATACTACGACAATATGGAGGATACAGTCACTGCTGAAATAGATAATCTTAATCACGATGTTGAACAGGATACTTCCAAACCGATCTATAAAACCAATAAAGGAAGAACTGTTTACGGAGGTGGCGGAATAACACCTGATTATATTTTAAAGACAGAAAGAATAACTGATTACACAAGTAATCTGCTCAGGAAAAACATCTTTTATCAATACATTTTAAAATTTATTGAATCAAATGGAAAAGCAATAAGATCCAAATATGGTGAAGACCTGAACAGATTTGTTGCTGAATTTAATTTCTCAAACGAAGAAATAAATAATTTTATTTCTTTCGCTTCATCAAAAGATGTAAAGTTCGATCAGGAACAATTTAAAACAGATAAAGAATATATTTCCACCAGACTTAAAGCACAGCTTGCAAGAAACTTTTGGAAGAATGATGGCTGGTATTCGGTCATGCTTACAACCGATAACCAGTTAGAAAAAGCCCTGGGTTTGTTTGACGAAGCAAAGCAAATTGCTGATCTGAAATGA
- the lysS gene encoding lysine--tRNA ligase, producing MENNLTDINVLIKRRYEELEELKNKGAETFAYSYDVDNYSEDIKSNFEKYENKDVKLAGRIMTIRRMGKASFAHIMDHKGRMQVYLKKDDIGESYDLFRLMDIGDIIGVDGYVFKTKTGEISIHVKSFKLLAKSLRPLPIAKEVEDEQGNKIVFDQFADKELRYRQRYVDLVVNPQVKDVFIKRSKIVTAIRKFLDSKGYLEVETPVLQPIYGGASARPFVTHHNALDIELFLRIADELYLKRLIVGGFDGVYEISKDFRNEGMDRSHNPEFTMLELYVAYKDYFWMMELVEELFEQICKTVFNTTDFVYEDKQISFARPWKRISYVDSILDRTGMNVINASENDLRGLAKNLGIEIDGLFGNAKLIDEIFSKVVESEIVQPTFVVDYPLVLSPLAKKHRAKEGLVERFEAYVAGKEICNAFTELNDPVDQRKRFEEQARMRDAGDEEAQQVDDDFLRSMEYGMPPMAGLGIGIDRLVMLLTNQSSIRDVIFFPQMKPQV from the coding sequence GTGGAAAATAATCTCACAGACATAAACGTATTGATAAAACGAAGATATGAAGAGCTTGAAGAACTAAAGAACAAAGGTGCGGAAACTTTTGCGTATTCCTATGATGTGGATAATTATTCTGAAGATATAAAAAGTAATTTCGAAAAGTATGAGAACAAAGATGTTAAACTTGCCGGACGAATAATGACTATCAGAAGAATGGGTAAAGCATCCTTCGCTCATATTATGGACCATAAAGGCAGAATGCAGGTTTATCTTAAAAAAGATGATATTGGTGAAAGCTATGATTTGTTCAGATTAATGGATATCGGAGACATCATCGGTGTTGATGGTTATGTATTTAAAACAAAAACGGGTGAAATATCTATCCATGTAAAATCATTTAAGCTTCTGGCAAAATCTCTCCGACCACTTCCAATCGCCAAAGAAGTCGAGGATGAACAAGGAAACAAAATTGTATTTGATCAGTTCGCAGATAAGGAATTAAGATACAGACAACGTTATGTTGATCTAGTTGTTAATCCGCAGGTAAAAGATGTTTTCATCAAACGCTCAAAAATTGTTACTGCGATCAGAAAGTTTCTTGATAGCAAAGGTTATCTTGAAGTTGAAACACCGGTTCTTCAGCCAATCTACGGTGGTGCTTCTGCAAGACCGTTTGTTACGCATCATAATGCACTTGATATTGAATTGTTTCTGAGAATTGCAGATGAATTGTATCTGAAAAGATTAATAGTAGGTGGTTTCGATGGTGTTTATGAAATATCAAAAGATTTTCGCAACGAAGGAATGGATAGATCTCATAATCCTGAATTTACAATGCTTGAACTTTACGTTGCTTATAAAGATTATTTTTGGATGATGGAATTGGTCGAGGAATTATTCGAACAAATTTGTAAAACAGTGTTCAACACTACTGACTTTGTCTATGAAGATAAACAAATTAGTTTTGCTCGTCCCTGGAAGAGAATAAGTTATGTGGATTCTATTTTGGATAGAACCGGTATGAATGTAATCAATGCATCTGAAAATGATTTGAGAGGGTTGGCGAAAAATCTTGGAATTGAAATAGACGGACTATTTGGTAATGCTAAATTGATTGATGAAATTTTTAGTAAAGTGGTTGAATCTGAAATTGTTCAGCCTACTTTTGTTGTTGATTATCCACTGGTTCTTTCACCACTTGCTAAAAAACATCGGGCTAAAGAAGGATTGGTTGAGAGATTTGAAGCTTATGTTGCAGGAAAGGAAATTTGTAATGCATTTACTGAACTAAATGACCCTGTTGACCAAAGAAAACGATTTGAAGAACAAGCAAGAATGAGAGATGCCGGTGATGAAGAAGCACAACAGGTTGATGATGATTTCTTACGGTCAATGGAATATGGTATGCCTCCGATGGCTGGACTTGGAATTGGAATTGACCGTCTTGTTATGCTTTTGACGAATCAATCATCAATACGAGATGTAATTTTCTTTCCGCAAATGAAACCACAAGTTTGA
- a CDS encoding rRNA pseudouridine synthase: MTKVRINKFLADSGISSRRKSEEFILQGRVAVNDTVILDFGHQINTDKDIVTLDGEKIKPKRHIYILLNKPKGYITSVSDDRKRSTVLDLVNVKERIYPVGRLDYDTTGLLFLTNDGEFSQLLTHPGNKVVREYEVKIDKPLEEKDKIKLLTGVLLEGKPGKFIKMSFFNQKDKKNIIISCEEGRNKFVKRMFRKLGYTVLELNRSTFAGMKLDVPKGKYRILSLKEVELIKQNYSN, translated from the coding sequence GTGACGAAAGTCCGGATCAATAAATTTCTTGCGGACAGCGGAATAAGTTCGCGTCGCAAATCTGAAGAATTTATTCTGCAGGGAAGAGTGGCAGTTAATGACACCGTGATCTTAGACTTTGGTCATCAAATAAATACTGATAAAGATATTGTTACTCTCGATGGCGAAAAGATAAAACCAAAACGGCATATCTATATTTTATTGAATAAACCCAAAGGATATATCACTTCAGTTTCAGATGACAGGAAGAGATCGACAGTGCTTGATCTTGTGAACGTTAAAGAAAGAATTTATCCTGTGGGAAGATTAGATTATGATACAACCGGACTTCTTTTTCTGACAAATGATGGTGAGTTTTCTCAACTGCTTACTCATCCGGGAAATAAAGTAGTTCGGGAATATGAAGTAAAGATCGACAAACCACTCGAAGAAAAAGATAAAATAAAACTTTTAACAGGTGTTTTGCTTGAAGGAAAACCTGGGAAATTTATCAAGATGTCATTCTTTAATCAAAAGGATAAAAAAAATATTATTATTTCCTGTGAAGAAGGCAGAAATAAATTTGTAAAAAGAATGTTTCGTAAACTTGGATATACTGTCCTGGAATTGAATCGCTCTACTTTTGCAGGAATGAAACTGGATGTGCCAAAAGGTAAATACCGGATCCTATCATTAAAAGAAGTTGAATTGATAAAACAAAATTATTCTAATTGA